The window tattttccttctaacctaatttatttgttaatcaaCTTAAAATTCGAACCTAAACAGTGTTGGTTACATTAAAATTAATGGTACTATTAGGTTTGGATTCtttgaaaaatgtattttagcCCTTGTTTTTACAGTGAGAGTCGGGCAAACAGATAATCCAGTTTCAAGCTTAACATGACATGATGAcataggagtaaccagtgaAATTTCATGCACCGATTTGGGGTTCTCAATAACAAACTGCGTATGAGAGGGTCTAACGAAAGGAAAGTGGCCCATTTGCTCTGCTAGTTCTTCCGAATCCGATCTCACCAGTCACCACCCTTTATCGATATCTATCTCAATTTGAGCCGTGAATCATCATCGTCTACATTCATAAAATCATCACAAACCACTCTTCTCTCCGAAACGCAATTCGACCAAGTGAGTACTTTCCCTGTCTGTCTCTGAAGAAAACCAATTCTGGGTACTGGGTAGTTTAGTCATTAGTGACAACATCCGTTTCTGTTTCAAAAAATCTGATTTTGTCGTGGGTTTTGTTTCTTACGGACccctttttcattatttttattaattacttaagAATTTGTTTCAGGAATTTGAAAGTTTCTGATTATGACTAAGCCCAATTCTTCTCTGCAAACTTACCTGGATGTGGGGAATTTATCACTGTGTATCACGTTTGCATTCCCATGAACACTTTGAATCCCAACCCACCAACCAGAATGTTGTCTAAAAGAAAACCCCTTTACAGATTTCCACTCATTCCTGTTTTTGCCCTTGTCATATGCCTCTCCTTCTTGGTTTTGTATCGCTACTATGCAAAACCTGATTCCCAGTTCAATGGATTGTCCAAAACTTCAACAATGTCACATGCCCCTCAATGCTCCGGGCAAGCCCTCGCCTTAGGGGAGAAATTCGTGTGGTATGCGCCTCACAGCGGGTTCAGCAACCAGCTTTCGGAGTTCAAGAATGCTGTTCTGATGGCGGGGATACTGAATCGGACTTTGGTGGTTCCTCCCATTCTGGATCACCATGCTGTTGCCCTAGGTAGCTGTCCGAAGTTTCGCGTAGTGGATCCCAAGGATGTTCGAATTTCTGTTTGGGATCATGTGATTGAGCTTGTCCAGAGTCGAAGGTTAGTAGGTTTTGTCACTTGTTGTCAATTTATGATTTGTGTATTTGTGAAATGGCTGGTGAAGAAGGTTGGAAGCAATTTATGAGAGTGTGGACATACATGTTAGTATGATCAAGATGAGATTGAATGgatctattaaaatttgattttacttaaaagaaacaagaaagatAATAAGTTTGTTGTGTTCTCTTTAAGTCTTAATAAATGATTAGTCCCAGGTCATAATTTATTTAGCATAAATTTGAGTGAAGTTGAAGTTCTGGTCCAAGAGGTATAATATCCAATGCATCAACCATAGTTATTTTgtatccttcttcttctttgtgtgaattttttttatcatacctATTATAGcattataaacattaataatacTCTGCTCCCATCAAGATAAATCTGTCCCCTTCCCCTATTCCTGCCAATGTATGTAGGATATTTTAAGAAATGACATATCTCTTAATAGTCGGATTCAGGGAAAGAATAGGGATATTTTAAGCTATTTCCATTACAATCAGAGATACTGACCACTTTGCTCTTTTCTATTACATGATTTTCACATTGCAAAATTATTTCTACCAGTTGCTTGCTTTTTGGTTCATATATAATTGATAAGGTTTCCTTTTGTATCATGATAACGGCGGCTGTAACTTTCAAAGGCATGAATACCTTTCTTCCATGGTTTCTGTCTGAtggaattttatatttgaaactgCAGTTCACTTGGTTAACTGTATGaatttatttgttgatttttctCGCAGGTATATCTCCATTGCTGAAATTATAGATGTCTCATCATTAGTTTCTCCCTCTCTTGTTCGAGTGATTGATCTTAGGGATTTTGTGTCAATATGGTGTGGCATCAGCTTAGATTTGGCTTGCGTAAAAGATACAAAGTTGCAGTCCTCTGTTTCTGAAAGCCTAAAACAATGTGGATCTCTGCTAGCTGGGCTCCATGGTAGTATTGAAAAGTGTATATATGCCGTCAATGAAGATTGCAGAACTACAATATGGACTTTCCATACAGATGGCCATGAAGACGGAAAGTTAGATTCATTCCAAGCGGATGAACAActgaagcaaaaaaagaaaatatcatatgTTCGGAGACGGAAAGATGTATTTAAGACTCTTGGACCTGGTTCTGAAGTTGAATCAGCCTCACTGCTAGCATTTGGAAGCCTGTTCTCTGCCGCATACAAAGGTTCTGAACTATATGTTGATATTCATGAATCTCATCAGGATCAGAGGTTTCGATCATTGATGGACAAGATTAAACATCTTCCATTTGTCCCAGAAATTATGATTGCTGGAAAGCAGTTCGTTAAAGAAACCATAAAGGCTCCATTTCTTTGTGCACAACTTAGACTGTTGGACGGGCAGTTTAAGAATCATCAAAAGGCTACCTTTCACGGATTAAGGCAAAAAATCGAATCTTTGAGGAAGGAAGGCCCTCTACCcgttcatatttttataatgacTGATCTTCCTGGAGATAATTGGACTGGTACTTATTTAAGTGATTTAATTAGTGACAAACATAACTATAAGGTACatttcttgaaagagaatgaTAAGTTGGTTAGGCGAGCAGCCATAAAACTCATGGCAGCGGGTCATGGACAGAGGTTCATTTCAAATTCAGATAGTACAATTAGTAAAAGGTATTGTTCCAGTCAGAGACTACCAGATCTACTTCTTTATGTTGAGCAGACTGTATGTAGCTGTGCATCTCTTGGTTTTATTGGAACTCCTGGATCAACAATTGCTGAAAATATAGAACTAATGAGAAAATTTGGCTCAAGCTCCCAGCAATGTTGATGGCTTTGTGGAAAATAACTTATGTTAATAGGGTTTTGTGGATTGATGGGGTGAAAGTTCAATCATGTTTGTACCCAGGAGATGATTGAATAAGCCAAGTTCTGAGTTATCTATTCTTTTCCCAAATTTTGACGACTAGTCAGCTATGCCAAACATCAGTCATTTCTTAGGAGACAGACACTCAAATGTCAAGGgcattgttcttatttttggtatgAAACTCTGCTATGCATATTGTTTCCAAAAGGTTAAGGGTTGTTCATCTTACTGCCTAATTGAAaaaacttctttcttttccaacaaaaatagCAATTTCTTCACAATAAAGAAGCACTTTTACAAAGCACctgaaaattacattttttttccttctaaaaacTGAAATTGTCAGCCATTCCAAGCATACTTTCTTGATGCAAAAAAGCACTTCtgtttttttctctgtttttcttacaaaaatagTTAATTCGGGCTCGCCCTTATTGTTTGGTAATTGATATACCCAAAACCAAAAGTATGAATGAAGGaggaaatattaatttaaaccaTGAAGGAAATTAGCACTTTGTGAGATTTCTGTTAGCTTTGTTATTCTTACATGCTTTATTTTACTGAATGCATGGGTAGTTAGTTACATGGGGGGGATTTGACTTTGTTTCTTGCTCCTCTTTTCACCTATGCGACATTTAACTAAAGGCAGTGTACTAAGTTGTCACTGTTTGGACCATAACATGCCCTTTTGCCTCCCCAACTAGCCAACCCACCTTTTCCTCTTCTATCTTGAGTTGTTGCGGAGCTGGTAACCTTCTCTATGACTTCACAATGGTTCCGATGCCTAAGCATTTCAACTGTATTGAGCAAGTTGAGTATTTTGCTTCTTCATACCACTAAATTTCTTCCTCATCAAGGTGAAGAGGCATGTTAATTTACAACTATATGAAGTATGAATGTGTAGTCTCTTTTGAATTATAAGGTAAATGGGTAAGTCTGTAATTGATTAtgagttaaaatatgtttttcgttcttataaaattgaaaaagtctGGTTTTCATTTCTGtaaaaattttgatatgtttttcatcgttacaaaattaaaactattactTTGGTCTGGACGTAGGTTCAAGTAACCCAAGCCTATACACAAACCTACATGGCaggttatgttatttttttcaacttttttacattggttataACAGTAATTGATGTAGAAATCCAAAGGCATGCCACCTCGACTCCTCCAATGATCCAACTCTGCTAGTCTGATCGTCATCTTTTTTTTGTCAACCTCAACATTTCTTTCATTCCCCGCCCACCACACCACCTCTCTTGATTTCACCCTGCCACTGATATGAGGCTTAGggattcaaaagaagaaaactcaAACAACTTGATGTTTCAAAAGTCACATATTATGATTTGGGGATTAGGGATTCCAGAAAGCGGGATAGCGGTAGATTTGGTCTAGGACAGTGGCTGAGCCCAGAAATGCAACGGCGAGAACGTTCAGATCCAAATTGCACACCTTGGAGTGTTGTCGCCACCCCTGACCTGAGTCTGGTGCACGTCGTCGCCCCTTACCTCGACCATGGAGACTCTTTTCCAACAATTTTATGTTCCCtaatttccctttttttttcctatgttAGTTCTCTGTAGAATTATTTTTTGGAATGCATTTAAAATGTATTTCAGAAAGTTTTCCAGTTTCTTGACATAATATGTGCGGTAGAAACTATGATTATGTGAACTTCCTAAACCAATGGAGGCTTCCATTAGAACATTATGAGAAGAACCCCTTGTGTTTGTCGTTGTGGTTGtgtcaatttttttgtatgGCTTTACTTTGTCAATGATGTTCGGTGGATGAATGGACATTGTAGAAGGAATTAAGCAAAAAATCTTCATAGACTACCCATGCAAAACAATCGAGAAAGGAGAGAGAATATGAGAGAGAAACTAATAATAGAGTTACATGTGACTCATTTTTATGGTTAGATGTCAGAGAAATAGGTTTGGATGACTCCAAATTTAATTCTGGGTGAAAAAGTgatacattataattttataggaACAAAAAATGGACCTAaaattttacaaggataaaatcatacttttttaacattaaagagacaaaaaacatattttagggggtgtattggattgggattttgagagaatattttgacaaaaacaatCTTAGTTTTGAGTctagaattgattttggatatatttttacatatttggtTTCATAGTGAAGAAGAGTTCATAATTGATTTTAGCAGTAGTGAAGCTTGACAAAAAAATTTTGGAGGGACAAagtttgataatataatttttttaatggtgattttaatcatttaatgatattatttaaatatttatgattttcttaattaattgatttttgtcATTATGTTTGGCTTTGTGTTTatgtaaagaaaacaaaacatttggtttgtttccattctctttcattatattaataaaatcaaattataatttttagaagGATACAAagcataatataaaaatcacattctatcctatcctatggTAACACATTTTGTCCAACACAACTAAGAAAAACACAAAACCAACAAACTCTAGAAACAACTACAACAAACATATAAATAATGGAAATTGGACCcgataagtaaaaaaatttattgtttttaaaatcagaTTGATGATTGAACCGATAAAGATATTGATTTaagatttaatattatatgatgttttaagtaataaaaaaatttaaacttataaaaaatcaatatctaaaaaattataaattagtataaataactaaattttatatttcataagataaaaaaaatctaataataattttaaaaaatagttgatactTATGTGAAGTATTTaagaatgtatttttatttatcttaaaaatattttagattaaataaaaaatgaaaaaactagAAAGACCACTTTAATACCAATTTTGGCCAGTTTTATACCGATTTGATCAGTTTTAAGACACTCCAATTTTAAACCGGATGACCAGTTTCCAATTTAACCGATTGAACCAATCAATCCAATTTTAACAACCTTGAAAAAATAGGTGTTTTGTgcaatcaaatttaaaacagaTTAGCATCAAGATTGGAacaaaaaaagctaaaaacatTTGATACACGGTTTGAAAACAACAAACCATAACCTACATACTAACTTAAAACATGATGAATGAACCTATAAAGATAATTTAAGATTCAATGATTCAACCGTAATTGATTCGTGGTTGAACCGTTTTacctttaaaattatataatgttttaagtattaaaaaaaatttaaacttataaaaaatcaaaatctaaaaaattataaattagtataaataactaaattatctatttcataagataaaaaatctaataataattgaaaaaataattaatacttgtgtaaaatatttaagaatgtatgtgtatttatctttaaaatatttttgattaaataaaaattgaaaatactaaAAAGACCAGTCCAATATCAATTTTGGCCGATTTTATACCAATTTGACCCATTCTTAAATGCTCCATTTTTAAGAGTCTATgcaatcaaatttaaaacagaTTAGGATCAAGATTGGAACAAGAAAAGCTAAAAACATTTGTTACAcaatttaaaaacaacaaataaccTACATACTAACTTAAAATCAGCTATGaatgaatattaatttaagattcAATGATTCAATCGTTCATTAAACTGTTTTACcattaaaattatacaatattttaagtattaaaaaaaattaaacttataaaaaatcaagatctaaaaactataaactaatataaataactcaattatatatttcataagataaaaaatctaataataattgaaaaaataattgatacttatctaaaatatttaataatgtatttttatttgtctttaaaatattttagattaaataaaaattaaaaattctaaaaaaaaccaATCCAATACCAATTTTGGCCAATTTTATACCAATTTGACCAATTCTCTCAATTGCTCCAATTTTAAGAGTCTTCAAATCAATCACCTAGCTAAGTGACTAGTCCTCAATTTGTAAATCATgcagattttgatgatgtaaaaaagaatttgcttgataatgagTGGTATCGtcaaaaaggggaagaatgtgaatcatgcatgctttgatgatgtcgaaaagaattcacttgatGATGATtggtcatcatcaaaaagggggagaatgtgaatgtatgaatacataattttgatgatgtcaaagaagaatcaaacaaggttgcttcaaaggttaagcattgcttcaaaaagtaaaagagagatatttcaagagaacttcattgtcaaatgatctatcaacaactcttgggctaacacttgcaaatctattgagagttcatccatgaacttcaaattgtatttttcactggtaatcgattacaagtttctggtaatcgattatacaattatattttgaagggtcatgacttttgaatttgaattttaagagttccgttactggtaatcgattacaaacatccgataatcgattacaggtttaaaattcaaattcaaaactctttttaacatctatttttcaaaattgtcttctagtaatcgattacactgcctggtaatcgattaccagagccttggatgtcttgaaaacactttgttttgaggcaaagcTTGATTTTGAGTTAATCTTggagcaaggctttgtttgttgaagcaaccttgtattaatcttgaagcaatgcttaacctttgaagcaaccttgtttgattcttctttagcatcatcaaaattatcTATCCGTATAATTTACTCCTCCTTGATTttacaatgattgcttatatgagatagttgaatatttcatatataaaaaactgtctcataaaaaatagataattttcccttactatcttatcttttatctatctctccccctttgtcaacataaaaaacaaatcatgagcagAGAAGAGAAAACCATTCagtaatttataatgaattaaaagattAGAGAATGTCATACCGTACAAGTATCATTTCATAgcctaaaagaaaatgttaccgCTTGTTGCAGTATATGAGagtcaagtgataccaaaaacaaaaatacatatccagtataaaacaatcaaaatatataataattaaaaaaacaatcatcaaaagtaatcaataatcaacataaacttcaaacacaatcatcaaagacaatcaacataactctcaaacacaatcatcatagacaatcaaaaactcaatcaaaagcaatcataaaaaacaatcatcaaaagtaatcaataatcaacataaccttcaaacacaatcatcaaaatcaatcatcaaagacaatcaataTAACTCTTAAACACAATCATCATAGacaatcaaacataattatcaaaaacaatcaaaactcaagtagaaaacaagaataaaaactcaatccaaaaattaacaatcataagcaaaaataataaaaaatagacaaacaTTAAAATCCTCTTGTTGGATAAGTGgtctttatcacataattgatgaatacttaataaactatgcttAATATCATCAATAAGTGAAGCATTTTCTATGGAGTTAGaggaatttgtacctattttttcaattccaacaattttacctttatttgttgtctccatagatcACATGTTCACtatttttgggagaaatatgaataatctttgatgcatctcctGTCATGTGTTTAAAACATCTGTTATTTATGTACCAACTCTTCTTCAAAGAAAcatcttcatcactttcataatttTTGGCCATCAGACTCAAGTTCAcaacttcattttctgaatcttcagatgAATCCATATCATtgtcttcccaagtgatgtaagtcttcttttctttcttatcattgaaaggtttcttttcaattttttctattctttttctgaaatttgggcaatcaactctcagatgtcctggttgattgcattcataacattttgggaataaggaggaatcttctcctttcttctttcatcatcatcccaTTCTTCTCTaagtttttctatagttgcattttcTACTACCATTGAAGGAATGAAGGGACCAAATTCAATgacttcccatatatttaaatgtatggcttcaataaagatctgcattcgggttttccaatagtgataaccctcgccattgaaaacaaaaggcctattaatagaattttcctcaggaaatggaaagttagatgaggctatatttattcttgaagtttttaaactttagacaaGAATTCCGCTTTggtaccacttgttagacaagtggcctcagtatCTTAAGAAGgaggattgaattaagatacaaaactttgccaaattaaaattttaactctcttttggattaacaatgcactcttaatatgaattacccaaagaacaattcaaaataaacttctttaaaatataagataaattgcaataattaaaagaaatttaagggaaaagaaaatgtaaactcaatttttatactggttcggccacgccctgtgcctacgtccaatctccaagcaacccgcttgagattttcactatcttgtaaaaagtctattacaaagtctgaatcacacagggacaacccttcccttatGTTCAGACATCCTTACAATTTAAGAGACCATCCGTCTCTTAAACAATTccctttgaataagaagaagaataagtttatctctttaagagaaggattttacaattgaagatcgatcaagattccttattaaatttgcaagtgtttgggccaaggaatattttgagagttataagacaatttggttttgagaggataagacaatgaTGTTTAGAAAAGCTCTCTTAGAAATTTCGTGTCCTAATTCACCTATTTATAAGCCTTTGATGATCATTCAAAaatttcttgaacagttgtgactcttgagagttattttcaaaaatttcttaatgataatcgattacataaatgtgataatcgattactttttgaagagttatgactctttagacttgaaatttgaattttaatgtctggtaatcgattatacacaagttgtaatcgattacaggctttaaaatttaaattcaaatttctaaagacTGTTATAAAACATTCAAaacttttggtaatcgattacatgctttaaattttaaaggagataaatctttctgttcttctcagaaagtaaattcaaattatattatccactctaaagaataaaaatctttctgttcttgtcaaaaaataaattgtaatcaagagattgattgtctcttgaattgtgagttttctTATTACAAAGGAAAATGATTCCgtgggtgttcagaagttgtaaatttttttttacaaagataatGAAAAATCTTAAGTGAATTGCTTGAGAACTGAACATATCGAATCGGTATAAATCGAGTttacatttctctcttcccttatctcatttatgttattgcaatcaattttatcttgcatgtttaaaaaaCCGCATTCTAAGCCTCTTTTAGAATGAAGTTAAAAGTTTGATAGTGAAAATTGTAAGACTTAATTTACCTCGTCTTAAgctattgaggccacttgtccaacacaaTTCAACTGATTGAACCAATCGATCCAGTTTTAACaaccttgaaaaaaaatagatgttttgtgcaatcaaatttaaaacagaTTAAGACCAAGATTGGAACaagaaaagctaaaaaaaacatttgatactcgatttaaaaacaaacaaaccataACCTACATACTAACTTAACCACCGAGAAAACTGTCACCTAATCCATATGTTGATTGTCTTATCACAATGCCCATAAGAGTCTGAGTTCAAGTCCGGTACACAAACTTAACCACCAAAGAACAtttatacaatttaaaaaacaacaaaCCAAAACCTAGATAATAACTTAACCACCAAGGAGCGAGTTCgttaatgttaaaataaaggGTATGTTTGAATTCTCGTTCATTCATTTTAATACTCAGAAACACGAATAGAATTGCAATGAGTAGTAGAAATGAGTAAAAACCAAATACTCTCATACATGTCTAGGAACAAAGAAAACGAACTTTTCGTCATTGCTGCTTTACTTAATAATTCCATCACATGGAACAAGACCAATGATATATATGAAACCCGAGTCATTTCAATAAAGTCAGCATCATGAAATGAACACAATAATAAAGATAAGAGAACGATTATGAGCAGTAATTTCATTAATCGAAACCCACACAATAGCACAGAACAACAAACCTATGAATCAGCTTAGTTTGGCCATCAAGCCACACCAACATTGTCAAGAGGTTCAATTGCACAAGAAACAAAGTCCACTGGACTAAAACAATGCAGCTATCTATTTTACACATGATACATCACATGGTAGGTTTGAATCACAATGATGAATTAGTTCCCTGGAGGACCACCAAAGAGGTAATTCAAGGAAGATCCGCCACCTGGGGCAGCATGAACCTTGGTAGATGGCCGATCCTGCACCCAACACAAAACAACAATTAAGAACAATTCCTCGGTACCATAAGAAAAGCTCATTCCTAAAGCATCAAACCAATTCTTTAATGTAAAAGAAAGGTGGTTACAGTTAGCTGTGCTAGCTGTTGGTTTAGTACTTTCTCTCCATGTAAAAATTCCTAACAATTCACTATGCTGAAAAGTATATTAAATTGCATTATCAAACACCTCTGCTGGCTTCACTTAACACTCAAACAAAAGGAGGATCTGGTGCACAAGGCTCCCAACTAGTGAGGTGTGGTCTAGGGAAAGGTAAATGTACATAACCTTGCCCTTGGAAGCAAAGACCTATCGGTCCCAAGGCAGCAACCTTACCATTGCACCAAGGCTCACCCTCTCACTTAACTCATATTACAACTGTATTTACATTAAAGATCAACATGATACACAAAGACTTCCATGATCAACAAAGCATTAGGCATGAAATCATAAGGAAAATTTCTTTTGGAAGCCaccataaaaaacaaaatatgaaattgCTACATGCAACACTAATAAAATACAGGAGTAGAACCAATTTCTGTAgcacatgtcatcaagtaaaATGAGATATCACACGTGCACTTACAGACAGAAAAAGGAAGATGGTACATATAACTCTAAACAGGACTAGGGAAGGagataaagaaatattaattcTTAAGGATTAAGGTTGCTTTGTTAGGTTATTCGTCAGTCAAAACCCAATAATTCGGATTACATAAACTACTGATTTTCAAGTACAGTACTCATAATCCAAGCAACATaaacaagaaaattaagaaaacaagcataaagTGCATATTATATCTTATGGATATGCAAGAACAGGAGAAAGAATTCTTGTTACTCCAACATCTCACTAACTTGCATGGTAATAGGATTGCCCACAATGTAGCACTACTGCAGTTCGAAATTCTGTTTTACTTTTTAGAGTTTGTTTTGTCCCAAAACTTGTGAACACTAACTTTGCACCTTCATTACTTTTTACTGAATATTACTAGAAATGGTATGCAAGAGGAGGAGACTCCAATCCTTGTCTACTTTACTATTAAGCTTTCTAGTATTTCCTAGGTTAATGTAAGTGGAAACAAACAAGCATATTAAGAGCAGATATGCAGAAAATAGCAAGAGCTAATTACATagtacaattaaaattaaaataatcataatagaTAAGTTGAGAAGGGCAGTACAGTAAGAAAGTTGCCACAGTTTTGCCCATCAGCACGATGGTAATTGTTTTTAAGACTTCCAGGAATTCCAGCTGGAATTTGCTTATCAATTGGTGATGATGCAGGTGCTGGTGCTGGTGCTGGTGCTGGACTTTGCTTATCGACTGGTGGTGAAGGAGCACTAGCATTTTGAGTGCGAGCACCATTTGCAGGCTGACTGTTTGCACTGCTGGCAGGCACCCCACTGCCAAAGAGATAACCTAAGGAACTCTGACCACCACCAGCACTGACCCCACGACCCATTTCCCGTCTGTTTGGAGTGGCTAAACCTATATAGCAGCACAACATTTTTTGTCACAAGAAATTCCACAACCAACATTCACGGAATAACAAAACAATAGCTTCAGCAGACAGAACCAAGAGCTATCAGAACTCAACAAAAAGAAACCATTATCAACAGTGGATACCATATTCAAATCCTTGGAGTATTTACCAAGCACCCCAAAGTAAATAAGTTGATTAGTTTTTAATGCACACAGAtgattattttacattaataaaGAACATTTATAAAGTTTCAATTACATACAGCCTCCATCTTTCATCTTTCAATTACATACACGGGTAAGCTTATCAGTGTGCAGAATGGAAAAAGCCGTTgtcaaaaatgaaataaataggGAAATGAAAAGCTTGAGGATTGGGAAAATTTAAATCAATGCATATAGCGGTCATCCAAATGATTCAAAAGGTTTTCATATCCCTTACTTCGAAGAGCAGAACCAAGATGaataaatattactattttACTA of the Glycine max cultivar Williams 82 chromosome 13, Glycine_max_v4.0, whole genome shotgun sequence genome contains:
- the LOC100788337 gene encoding O-fucosyltransferase 30, whose translation is MNTLNPNPPTRMLSKRKPLYRFPLIPVFALVICLSFLVLYRYYAKPDSQFNGLSKTSTMSHAPQCSGQALALGEKFVWYAPHSGFSNQLSEFKNAVLMAGILNRTLVVPPILDHHAVALGSCPKFRVVDPKDVRISVWDHVIELVQSRRYISIAEIIDVSSLVSPSLVRVIDLRDFVSIWCGISLDLACVKDTKLQSSVSESLKQCGSLLAGLHGSIEKCIYAVNEDCRTTIWTFHTDGHEDGKLDSFQADEQLKQKKKISYVRRRKDVFKTLGPGSEVESASLLAFGSLFSAAYKGSELYVDIHESHQDQRFRSLMDKIKHLPFVPEIMIAGKQFVKETIKAPFLCAQLRLLDGQFKNHQKATFHGLRQKIESLRKEGPLPVHIFIMTDLPGDNWTGTYLSDLISDKHNYKVHFLKENDKLVRRAAIKLMAAGHGQRFISNSDSTISKRYCSSQRLPDLLLYVEQTVCSCASLGFIGTPGSTIAENIELMRKFGSSSQQC
- the LOC100500021 gene encoding Protein SPIRAL1-like 1-like (The RefSeq protein has 1 substitution compared to this genomic sequence), giving the protein MGRGVSAGGGQSPLGYLFGSGVPASSANSQPANGARTQNASAPSPPVDKQSPAPAPAPAPASSPIDKQIPAGIPGSLKNNYHRADGQNCGNFLTDRPSTKVHAAPGGGSSLNYLFGGPPGN